Proteins from one Mercurialis annua linkage group LG7, ddMerAnnu1.2, whole genome shotgun sequence genomic window:
- the LOC126655061 gene encoding triacylglycerol lipase 2-like — MASYSLIKSVVVVILFWFSATEAARKRGDGHCQSMAASQGYICQEHKVTTEDGYILSMQRLPADSFGTPSYKPPVLLQHGILMDGSAWLFNSPDQSLAFILADNGYDVWISNTRGTTYSRGHTSLCPSAPDYWNWSWDELATYDLPAIFNYVHNQTAQKLYYVGHSLGTLTLMTSLSQGKLIDMLGAAALLSPIAFLSHTTSPLAQVSSDLFIAEVTYWLGLHEFFPGGVATAKFFKDICVDHKEINCTNIVTAFSGPDCCLNTTGENNFVPEPTATKNMIHLCQMIRRGNVAMYDYGNIIENMVHYKQLTPPTYDLTMIPNNIPLFLGSGDKDFMVDERDLQILLNKLQDHDADKLTILKIPTYAHFDFIFGMNANQVVYDPLMDFLDSIQ; from the exons ATGGCTAGTTATAGTTTGATAAAATCAGTtgttgtagtaattttattctGGTTTTCAGCAACTGAAGCAGCTCGTAAACGCGGTGATGGCCATTGCCAATCCATGGCAGCTTCACAAGGCTACATTTGCCAAGAacataaa GTTACGACAGAAGACGGTTACATTCTAAGCATGCAGAGATTGCCTGCTGACAGCTTCGGTACGCCATCATACAAGCCTCCGGTTCTACTCCAACATGGAATTCTGATG GATGGTTCAGCATGGCTATTCAATTCTCCGGATCAATCTTTAGCTTTCATATTGGCAGACAATGGCTACGACGTGTGGATTAGTAACACTCGCGGGACTACATATAGCCGAGGACATACCTCTCTTTGTCCTAGCGCTCCG GATTATTGGAATTGGTCGTGGGATGAATTAGCTACTTATGATCTTCCTGCGATATTCAACTATGTTCATAATCAGACAGCGCAGAAACTTTACTATGTTGGCCATTCCTTG gGAACTTTGACGCTTATGACTTCCCTTTCACAAGGAAAGTTGATAGACATGTTAGGAGCAGCTGCTTTGCTTAGTCCAATTGCATTCCTTAGTCACACCACATCGCCTCTCGCTCAAGTTTCTTCCGATTTATTTATAGCCGAG GTGACCTATTGGTTGGGCCTGCATGAATTTTTTCCGGGAGG GGTTGCTACTGCCAagttttttaaagatatttgcGTTGACCATAAAGAGATAAATTGCACTAACATAGTGACTGCTTTTTCAG GTCCAGATTGCTGTTTGAACACTACGGGAGAAAATAATTTCGTACCTGAACCAACTGCCACCAAAAATATGATCCATTTGTGTCAAA TGATAAGAAGAGGAAATGTAGCAATGTATGATTATGGGAACATAATAGAGAACATGGTTCATTACAAGCAGCTAACTCCACCAACATACGATCTGACTATGATTCCCAATAATATTCCGCTATTTCTCGGGTCCGGAGATAAGGATTTTATGGTTGATGAAAGGGATCTGCAGATTCTACTAAACAAGCTTCAAGATCATGATGCTGACAAGCTAACGATACTGAAGATACCGACTTATGCGCATTTTGATTTCATTTTCGGTATGAATGCTAATCAAGTTGTGTATGATCCTCTTATGGATTTTCTTGATTCAATTCAATAG
- the LOC126655063 gene encoding dolichol-phosphate mannose synthase subunit 2, whose product MELADRAVGLLLSFTSLSIFTYYTFWVIILPFVDIDHFIHQYFLPQEYAILIPVFAAVALLCLLCIFIGFVMLKSKKKRA is encoded by the exons ATGGAATTAGCAGACAGAGCAGTTGGATTGCTGTTATCATTCACCAGTCTATCTATCTTCACTTACTATACTTTCTGGGTTATTATTTTG CCATTTGTCGACATTGATCATTTTATCCACCAGTATTTCCTGCCACAAGAATATGCGATACTCATACCCGTATTTGCCGCTGTAGCTCTTCTCTGCTTGCTATGCATATTTATAGGATTCGTGATGCTTAAATCAAAAAAGAAGAGAGCATAA